One part of the Chryseobacterium mulctrae genome encodes these proteins:
- a CDS encoding class I SAM-dependent methyltransferase: MKKLTKFLLNKIPRPMLIKMSIWARPLIYQFFKGDKFYDPIDGRSYRKFLPYGYGKQRENALSPGTLSLERHRQMYLYLQNETDFFIKNYKVLHIAPEQEFLRKFKRMSNLNYISADLYSPIVDVKADILDLPFENESFDIIFCNHVLEHIQDDAKAMSELYRVMKPGGWGILQVPMKNSLEKTYEDFTIKDPKERQKHFGQYDHVRWYGMDYFDRLKDAGFEVEANFYSQQFSDAEIKKYGLRLNEILPIVLKK, from the coding sequence ATGAAAAAGCTGACTAAGTTTTTATTAAATAAAATCCCTCGTCCGATGCTTATCAAGATGAGTATTTGGGCGCGTCCGTTGATCTATCAGTTTTTTAAAGGGGATAAATTTTACGATCCTATCGATGGAAGATCTTACCGAAAGTTTTTACCTTACGGATACGGAAAGCAAAGAGAGAACGCGTTGTCTCCGGGAACTTTAAGTCTCGAAAGGCATCGTCAAATGTATCTGTACCTTCAGAATGAAACCGATTTTTTCATTAAAAATTATAAAGTTCTGCATATTGCTCCCGAACAGGAATTTTTGAGAAAATTTAAAAGAATGAGTAATCTCAACTATATTTCAGCCGATTTATATTCACCGATTGTAGATGTGAAAGCTGATATTTTAGATTTACCTTTTGAAAATGAAAGTTTTGACATTATCTTTTGTAATCATGTTTTAGAACATATTCAGGATGATGCAAAAGCAATGAGCGAATTATACAGAGTAATGAAACCGGGAGGCTGGGGAATTCTTCAGGTTCCGATGAAAAATTCTTTGGAAAAAACCTATGAAGATTTCACTATAAAAGATCCAAAAGAAAGGCAAAAACACTTCGGACAGTACGATCATGTTCGTTGGTACGGAATGGATTATTTTGACCGACTTAAAGATGCTGGTTTTGAAGTTGAAGCTAATTTTTATTCACAACAATTTTCTGATGCAGAAATAAAAAAATATGGTTTACGACTCAACGAAATTTTACCCATCGTTTTAAAGAAATAA
- the map gene encoding type I methionyl aminopeptidase, whose product MIQLKTIDELRLMKESAQLVSRTLGMLAKEIKPGITTLYLDKLAHDFIKDHGAEPAFLGYGGFPNSLCISPNEQVVHGFPNKEEIKEGDVLSVDCGAILNGYVGDHAYTFEIGEVKPETKKLLKVAKESLYKGIEQCIRGKRIGDISHAIQKHCEKEGYGVVKELVGHGLGKKMHEDPQVPNYGKQGSGKVIKDGLAIAIEPMINLGTEKVKFHNDGWTVTTLDNQPSAHFEHDVCVINGKPVLLSTFKYIYDALGIVSDEEKPFQLDF is encoded by the coding sequence ATGATTCAATTAAAAACAATAGACGAGCTTCGTCTTATGAAAGAAAGTGCCCAATTGGTTTCCAGAACGTTAGGAATGTTGGCAAAAGAAATCAAACCGGGAATTACTACTTTATATTTAGATAAATTAGCACACGATTTTATTAAAGATCACGGTGCCGAACCTGCATTTTTAGGATACGGAGGTTTTCCAAATTCTTTGTGTATTTCACCAAACGAACAAGTAGTTCACGGTTTTCCAAATAAAGAAGAGATCAAAGAAGGCGATGTACTTTCTGTAGATTGTGGCGCTATTCTTAACGGTTATGTTGGTGATCACGCCTATACTTTTGAAATCGGTGAAGTAAAACCTGAAACCAAAAAATTACTGAAAGTTGCTAAAGAATCTCTTTACAAAGGAATTGAGCAATGCATCAGAGGAAAAAGAATCGGTGATATTTCTCACGCTATTCAAAAACATTGCGAAAAAGAAGGGTACGGAGTTGTGAAAGAGCTTGTTGGTCACGGTTTAGGAAAGAAAATGCATGAAGATCCTCAAGTTCCGAATTACGGAAAACAGGGAAGCGGAAAAGTAATTAAAGACGGTTTGGCAATTGCTATCGAGCCGATGATTAATTTAGGTACTGAAAAAGTAAAATTCCATAATGATGGATGGACTGTTACAACATTAGACAATCAACCTTCTGCACACTTCGAGCATGATGTTTGTGTCATCAACGGTAAACCTGTTTTATTATCAACTTTCAAATATATTTACGATGCTTTGGGTATTGTAAGTGATGAAGAAAAGCCATTTCAATTGGATTTTTAA
- a CDS encoding nucleoside phosphorylase, which yields MLNKLAASELVLNEDGSVYHLNLLPEDIANKIILVGDPDRVPKVSKYFDKVEIKKNKREFYTHTGTLRGERISVMSTGIGTENIDIVMNELDALVNIDLKEKEFKSEHQSLQLFRMGTCGSVNPDVQVDNMLVTQNVVGLDGLMHFYQDYQFENEFSKNFFEKFPYEKIKPMLYFSEWSEELGELYKDAKYHGNTATFPGFYAPQGRQLRLKALDDKFLETLNDLGITNFEMETSAIYAFSKLLGHKAITVNNVIANRRRGEFSSDHHASEKNLIEWVLDRIIK from the coding sequence ATGCTAAATAAACTTGCAGCTTCAGAATTGGTTCTGAACGAAGACGGAAGTGTATATCACCTTAACCTTTTGCCGGAAGATATTGCCAACAAAATAATTTTGGTAGGCGATCCGGACAGAGTTCCAAAAGTTTCAAAATACTTTGATAAGGTAGAAATCAAAAAAAATAAAAGAGAATTCTATACCCACACAGGAACTTTGCGTGGTGAAAGAATTTCTGTAATGTCAACCGGAATCGGTACCGAAAATATCGATATCGTAATGAATGAACTTGATGCTTTGGTGAATATCGATTTAAAGGAAAAAGAATTTAAATCTGAACATCAATCATTACAACTATTCAGAATGGGAACTTGCGGAAGTGTAAATCCTGATGTGCAGGTTGACAATATGCTGGTTACTCAAAATGTAGTTGGGCTTGACGGTTTGATGCATTTTTATCAGGATTATCAGTTTGAAAATGAGTTTTCAAAAAATTTCTTTGAAAAATTCCCGTACGAAAAAATTAAGCCCATGCTTTATTTCTCTGAGTGGTCTGAAGAATTGGGAGAATTGTATAAAGATGCCAAATATCACGGAAATACAGCTACTTTCCCGGGGTTTTATGCTCCACAAGGAAGACAGCTTCGTTTAAAAGCTTTGGATGATAAATTCCTTGAAACTTTAAATGATTTAGGAATTACCAATTTTGAAATGGAAACATCTGCAATTTATGCTTTTTCAAAATTGTTGGGCCACAAAGCGATTACCGTAAATAATGTGATTGCCAACAGAAGACGTGGTGAGTTTTCATCTGATCATCATGCTTCTGAAAAGAATTTGATTGAGTGGGTTCTCGACAGAATTATTAAATAA
- the gpmI gene encoding 2,3-bisphosphoglycerate-independent phosphoglycerate mutase produces MSKKAILAILDGWGLGTNPEVSALAQANTPFIDSCYQKFPHTTLEASGLAVGLPAGQMGNSEVGHMNLGAGRVVYQNLVKLNMAVENGTLGQEKVIQEAFAYAKRENKNVHFIGLVSNGGVHSHINHLKGLLSAAKDFGLNENVYVHAFTDGRDCDPHSGLGFIEELQEHMSHTTGKVASVIGRYYAMDRDRRWERVKLAYDAMVEGVGLQTTNALAAIKASYDKNVTDEFIKPIILVKETQIGNVVPVGKIVDNDVVICFNFRTDRGREITEVLCQHDMPEYFMRKLNLHYVTLTNYDKTYQNVNVVFDEEVLKDTMGEVLERNGKTQIRIAETEKYPHVTFFFSGGREEEFHGEKRLLCPSPKDVPTYDLKPEMSAYDITNAILPELENETADFVCLNFANTDMVGHTGVFEAAVKAAETVDKCIEKVATMGYEHGYAVFILADHGNSDVMINSDGSPNTQHSTNLVPLIVMDKDKKWELKPGKLGDMAPTILSVMGVEIPAIMTGDVLVS; encoded by the coding sequence ATGTCTAAAAAAGCAATATTGGCAATACTTGACGGATGGGGTTTGGGAACAAATCCTGAAGTTTCTGCATTAGCTCAAGCAAATACACCATTCATAGATAGCTGTTATCAAAAATTTCCACATACAACTTTAGAAGCGAGCGGTTTGGCAGTTGGTCTTCCGGCCGGACAAATGGGGAATTCTGAAGTAGGACACATGAATTTGGGAGCAGGTAGAGTAGTATACCAGAATTTGGTAAAACTAAATATGGCTGTCGAAAATGGAACTTTAGGACAGGAAAAAGTAATTCAGGAGGCTTTTGCTTATGCCAAAAGAGAAAATAAAAATGTACACTTTATCGGTTTGGTTTCCAACGGTGGAGTACATTCACATATCAATCATTTAAAAGGACTTTTGTCTGCGGCAAAAGATTTTGGTTTAAATGAAAATGTTTACGTTCATGCTTTTACAGACGGTAGAGATTGCGATCCGCATTCAGGTTTAGGATTTATTGAAGAATTGCAGGAACACATGAGTCACACAACCGGAAAAGTAGCTTCTGTTATCGGAAGATATTACGCAATGGATCGTGACAGAAGATGGGAACGTGTAAAATTAGCTTACGACGCAATGGTTGAAGGAGTTGGTTTGCAGACAACCAATGCACTTGCAGCAATCAAAGCATCTTATGACAAAAATGTTACCGATGAATTCATCAAACCAATTATTTTGGTTAAAGAAACACAGATTGGAAACGTTGTTCCTGTAGGAAAAATCGTTGATAATGATGTAGTGATTTGCTTTAATTTCCGTACAGACAGAGGTCGTGAGATTACAGAAGTTCTTTGTCAGCACGATATGCCTGAATATTTCATGCGAAAGCTGAATCTTCATTATGTTACGCTAACCAATTATGATAAAACGTATCAAAACGTAAACGTCGTTTTTGACGAAGAAGTTTTAAAAGATACAATGGGTGAAGTTTTAGAAAGAAACGGAAAAACTCAGATCAGAATTGCTGAAACTGAAAAATACCCTCACGTTACGTTTTTCTTTTCAGGAGGTCGTGAAGAAGAATTTCATGGCGAAAAAAGATTGCTTTGTCCAAGCCCGAAAGATGTACCAACTTACGATTTAAAGCCTGAAATGTCGGCTTATGATATTACTAATGCAATTTTACCTGAACTGGAAAATGAAACTGCTGATTTTGTATGTTTAAACTTTGCAAATACCGATATGGTAGGTCACACCGGAGTTTTTGAAGCAGCAGTAAAAGCAGCCGAAACGGTAGATAAATGCATCGAAAAAGTTGCAACAATGGGTTACGAACACGGTTATGCCGTTTTTATTTTGGCAGATCATGGTAATTCTGATGTTATGATTAATTCAGATGGTTCTCCAAATACGCAGCATTCAACCAATTTAGTTCCTTTAATTGTGATGGATAAAGATAAAAAATGGGAATTGAAACCAGGAAAATTAGGAGACATGGCGCCAACAATTTTATCGGTAATGGGTGTAGAAATTCCTGCAATTATGACAGGAGATGTTTTAGTGAGCTAA
- a CDS encoding translation initiation factor, whose protein sequence is MDLRDQLKNLFPEHEEQDFQMPEEEFKQKEPLVCKFEKKGRNGKPVTIVEGWQGSEDDLKKISKKIKTTLGIGGSEKDGTIIIQGDNRDKIMAILKDLGYKTKRVGG, encoded by the coding sequence ATGGATTTAAGAGACCAACTAAAAAACCTTTTTCCTGAGCATGAAGAGCAGGATTTTCAAATGCCCGAAGAAGAATTTAAGCAGAAAGAACCTCTGGTTTGTAAATTTGAAAAGAAAGGCAGAAACGGAAAACCTGTAACTATTGTAGAAGGTTGGCAAGGCAGTGAAGACGATTTGAAAAAGATTTCAAAAAAAATAAAAACCACTTTGGGAATCGGTGGTTCTGAAAAAGACGGAACAATTATTATTCAGGGAGATAACCGTGATAAAATTATGGCGATTCTAAAAGATTTGGGTTATAAAACTAAAAGAGTCGGCGGATAG
- a CDS encoding acyl-ACP desaturase, which produces MYNALVRKEVMGILEKEVGSFLDKFLTPIEKIWQPSDYLPDPSSSDFKHDLEEIQTFAQEMPYDLFVTLIGDCITEEALPSYESWLMSVDGIDQEKSGPTWASWIRSWTAEENRHGDLLGKYLYLCGRVNMRQMEITTQYLISDGFDIGTSMDPYRNFIYTSFQETATNVSHRRVGTLAKQTGNGKLAKMCGVIAADEARHAKAYKHFVAKILELDPSEMILAFEDMMRKKIVMPAHMMRQSGQKAGELWGHFSDAAQRCMVYTGQDYINIMKDLLDEWKIEHITGLTEKAEKAQEYLMKLPSRLQKITDRISTPDLQFEFNWVKK; this is translated from the coding sequence ATGTATAATGCTCTCGTAAGAAAAGAAGTAATGGGTATTTTGGAAAAGGAAGTTGGTTCTTTTCTCGATAAGTTTTTGACTCCAATTGAGAAAATTTGGCAGCCTTCAGATTATTTACCAGATCCTTCTAGTTCTGATTTTAAACATGACTTAGAAGAAATTCAAACTTTCGCTCAAGAAATGCCTTATGATCTTTTTGTAACATTGATTGGGGATTGTATTACTGAAGAAGCATTACCTTCTTACGAATCTTGGCTAATGAGCGTTGACGGAATTGATCAGGAAAAAAGCGGACCAACTTGGGCAAGCTGGATCAGATCTTGGACTGCCGAAGAAAACAGACACGGTGATTTACTTGGAAAATATCTGTATTTATGTGGTAGAGTAAACATGAGACAGATGGAAATTACCACCCAATATCTTATTAGTGATGGTTTTGACATCGGAACAAGTATGGATCCTTACAGAAACTTTATCTACACAAGTTTTCAGGAAACAGCAACCAACGTTTCGCATAGAAGAGTAGGTACTTTGGCAAAACAAACTGGTAACGGAAAATTAGCAAAAATGTGTGGTGTAATTGCAGCAGATGAAGCAAGACACGCAAAAGCTTACAAGCATTTCGTAGCAAAAATTTTAGAATTAGATCCTTCGGAAATGATTTTAGCATTTGAAGACATGATGCGTAAAAAAATCGTTATGCCGGCTCACATGATGAGACAATCTGGTCAGAAAGCGGGTGAACTTTGGGGACATTTCTCAGATGCAGCACAAAGATGCATGGTTTACACAGGTCAGGATTATATCAATATCATGAAAGACCTTCTTGACGAATGGAAAATTGAGCATATTACGGGTCTTACAGAAAAGGCAGAAAAAGCTCAGGAATATCTGATGAAGCTTCCATCAAGATTACAGAAAATTACAGATAGAATTTCTACTCCAGATTTGCAGTTTGAATTCAACTGGGTTAAAAAATAA
- a CDS encoding BT0820 family HAD-type phosphatase encodes MLNNKKIAVDFDGTIVDDAYPAIGKTKIFAFETLKKLQAQGFRLILWTYRHGKTLDEAVEFCRQNGIEFYAVNSSFEGEVFDAETQSRKLDADWFIDDRNLGGFPGWGEIYNIINERIEFRVEGKEVLAYSKLKKEKKKGLFW; translated from the coding sequence ATGTTAAATAATAAAAAAATTGCTGTTGATTTTGACGGAACTATCGTAGATGACGCATATCCTGCAATTGGAAAAACTAAGATTTTCGCTTTCGAAACACTTAAAAAACTTCAGGCTCAAGGTTTTAGACTGATACTTTGGACGTACAGACATGGTAAGACTTTGGATGAAGCTGTAGAGTTTTGCAGACAGAACGGTATTGAGTTTTATGCAGTTAACTCAAGTTTTGAAGGAGAAGTTTTTGATGCTGAAACTCAGTCTAGAAAATTGGATGCAGATTGGTTTATTGACGACAGAAACTTAGGCGGTTTTCCAGGTTGGGGCGAAATTTACAATATCATCAACGAAAGAATTGAGTTTCGTGTAGAAGGGAAAGAGGTTTTAGCATATTCAAAACTGAAAAAAGAAAAGAAAAAAGGATTATTCTGGTAG
- a CDS encoding enoyl-ACP reductase FabI → MSYGLLKGKKGIIFGALNEQSIAWKVAERCHEEGAEFILSNAPIALRMGELNGLAEKTGSEVIGADATSIEDLEKLFDAAVAKFGKIDFILHSIGMSINVRKGKHYTEMNYDWLEKGWDISAVSFHKVMRVAYEKDCMNEWGSILALTYIAAQRTFPDYNDMSDNKAYLESIARTFGNYWGERKVRVNTVSQSPTPTTAGSGVKGFGGFLGYAEDMSPLGNATALECADYCVTLFSDLTKKVTMQNLFHDGGFSSSGVTQKVISKYDVE, encoded by the coding sequence ATGTCATACGGTTTACTTAAAGGCAAGAAGGGAATTATTTTTGGAGCCCTTAATGAACAATCTATCGCATGGAAAGTTGCTGAAAGATGCCACGAAGAAGGCGCAGAATTTATCCTGTCAAACGCTCCGATTGCTCTTAGAATGGGAGAATTGAACGGTTTAGCAGAAAAAACAGGTTCTGAGGTAATCGGTGCAGACGCAACTTCTATCGAAGATCTTGAAAAACTTTTTGATGCTGCTGTTGCAAAATTTGGTAAAATCGACTTCATCCTTCACTCAATTGGTATGTCTATCAATGTGAGAAAAGGAAAGCATTATACAGAAATGAACTACGATTGGTTGGAAAAAGGTTGGGATATTTCAGCAGTTTCTTTCCACAAAGTAATGAGAGTGGCTTACGAAAAAGACTGTATGAACGAATGGGGAAGTATTTTGGCACTAACTTATATTGCTGCTCAAAGAACATTCCCGGATTACAACGATATGTCTGATAACAAAGCTTATCTGGAAAGTATCGCAAGAACTTTCGGAAACTATTGGGGTGAAAGAAAAGTACGTGTAAACACGGTTTCTCAGTCTCCTACTCCAACTACTGCAGGAAGCGGTGTGAAAGGTTTCGGAGGTTTCTTAGGGTATGCTGAAGATATGTCTCCACTAGGAAACGCTACGGCTCTTGAATGCGCAGATTATTGCGTAACTCTTTTCTCTGATTTAACGAAGAAAGTAACGATGCAGAATCTTTTCCATGATGGAGGATTCAGCAGCTCTGGAGTTACTCAGAAAGTAATCAGCAAATATGATGTTGAATAA